TGGTGTATGGCGGCAGGAGTTTAGAAATTGGTAAATATAACTCCTGATTTTTCGCGAAAGATTTGGCCAAGTGTGACGGAAGTCGGCACTGAGTAATACTTCGTGCGTTTAAGACCGAGACAAATGATAATTCCGCATGCGCCGATACAATCTGTGGACAGATTACCGCGCACAGGAAAAAAGAGATTATTTCCGGAGGAGAAGTACTCCAGCAAGGATTGCGAGCGGGGCAAGTGCGAATGGAATGGACGACTGGGTTGGGGCAGGGGTCGGGGTTTCCGTGGTGGGGATGAGTGTTGGTTCAGTTGTCGGAACAGTTGTCCGAACAGTGGTGGGGATATGAGTTTCTCTGGTGGTTACCGGAGCTATGGTTTTTGTCACGGTGGGGTTGAAGGTGATGTGGGTTCCTGAGTTTCCGACATCATCATAGTTCATGGTGATGGAGTTGGATTTTGATGCATAGTTGTGGAAGGATGCAGGGGTGTTCCACTCAGCATAGATGGTGGTGGTCTGGCGGAGATCTTCGGGCCGGAACGACTGCGTGGTCAGGACCTGAGCGCTGTCTATTGGAATGTCGGCGAAGCTGTTGCCTGAGGCATAGGTGGTCTCTGCGCCGTCAATTCCTTTGAAGACAACGTTGGCAGTCGCCCCGACACCACTCGGTCCTACCTGCGGGGCGTTGATTTTGACTTTGTAGTACTCGGTGTCGACAAATCCGTACTCCTGAACAGAGGAGTACCCATCTTTTGCAAGGACGATGTCGATGGAAATTTCAGGATAATAGATCATGACGATGCCAAGCTGAGTTCCGCTTGCATCAACTGCATTCCATGATCCTGTGTAGGTGCCAACCGAGGCTGCAAGGAGATTGAAGTTTGCCGGATCCTGTACCGGAATGGTGTTTAAGACATTGTTGTTCTGGGTGTACTGGAGCTGTGTAATAGTGAAAAGATCACCGGTGAAGTCAAGGCCGTCTTCGTAGACGAAGATGGTGGTGCCCGAAGTTACAGGGCGGGCAGCCGCAGGAGCTGCGATGAGGCTGACGGCGACAATGCCGATCAGCAGTATGAGAAGTGTACGTTTGGATAGCATGATTTTCCTCAAATACGAGGATATGAGTTTTCATTACATAGATTGTTTACGGAAAGAACAAAGTGGAGGGGATGGACCGGGCTTCGGTCGTGAGCAGCCCACGGAAAAGCGGAACGCATGCCTTCGGCCTGCTTACTGCTTCGCAGGAACACACTGAGCAGACACGGAAAAACATCACGGAGCAGACGTGAACATCACGGAACTTTTCAAAAAAAATTTTAAAGATTAATTTTGTAAGAGTGCGAAAATATTTTTTTGAATGAAAGTTCCGTGGTGTTTTTTCTGTGAAATTTTTTTGGTGATTCTGTTCGTAAAATATTTTTGCAAAAAAAAGTTTCAAAAATTATTTTCTAAAAGATAAAAAAAATATTTTTCGAATGAGAGTTCCGTGATGTTCTCGTCTGCTCCGTGATGTTTTTCTGTGAAATTTCCGTGTGTTCTGTTTTTCCGTGGGCTACCAGGATTAAAGATACAAATCCAAGACAGGCGAACTCCTTATGCTAATCAACTACCAATAGATGATCTCACATGCCCCGGTTTGCAATTGTCGGCCACAAGGCCGTAACAACTCCCGACTTTTCCTTAAATGATATGCCGGGAGCCGCAGGAAGAATGGACGTCCTCTGCCGCTGCGTCAACGCATCCTTCTTCCTCAGCCATGATCTCCGCCGCGATACCGAATGTTATCTTATTCTCAAAGGAGGAGACATTCCAAAAACACTCAGCTTCTCAGGAGACACCATCCGGTCCCTGAACCCTGACGAGAGAAGCGCCGGAGCACTCATCAAAAAAGGACTCACCACCGCAGCAGAGCCTGAGTTCAAAAAAGCTGCCGACGGCATTGCAATCCGCAGCAGCGGACTCGCAGAACTTCTGGCAGATTTTTCGTTTGCCGTGCTTGATGAAAACGGCGAAGACATCAGGGATGCAGAAACACTGCCGGAGAATTATATTCTGAGTGATCACATGAACTTCACCGAAGAAGAAGAGGCACTTCTTGCAGACCTTCCGCGCTACTCGGTAGGTCCCCGCGTGCTGCATGCAGACCATACCATCACCGTCATCCTGAATGAGTTCGACCGGAGGCAGAAACAGTGACGGAAATTTTGGAAACCGTTCACAACATCCTTGAGTACGGAGACATCTGTGATCACTGTCTGGGAAGATTATTTGCAAAACGATCGTTCGGTCTCACCAACGAACAGCGCGGCAACGCGCTGCGCATCGCGCACGCACTTGCCTACAACATTCCGTTCGTCCCCTACGAAAAAGGAACCTGCTGGATCTGCAATGATCTCTTTGATCAGATTCCCTACTGGGCGGAAAAAGTTGCGGTGGCCCTCAAAGACATCGACTACGAAACCTTTGTGATCGGAACACGCGTTCCCCCCATGATGACCGAGTCTGAAGAGATGATCTGGTCTGACCTCTCTCTTGAAAAACCAGAACCGCTGAAGTCTGAGATGAACCGCGAGGTCGGAAAAGCAGTATCCGCTCTCACCGGAAAGAAAGGAGACCCGAAAAATCCCGAAGTAACCGCAGTGCTCAACATCGCAGACGACTGCGTGGAACTTCAGATCGCATCAGTCTACTTTTACGGCAGATACCTCAAACTCGAACGGGGAATTCCCCAGACACACTGGGACTGCCGCGCATGCCGCGGAAGAGGATGTGAAAAATGCAATTTCACCGGAAAACAGTACCCGACCTCTGTCGAAGAACTCATCGCAGAAGTCCCGATACAACTGTTCTCCGCAGAAAAAGGCGTATTGCATGGATCAGGGCGCGAAGACATTGATGCGGTCATGATTGGAACCGGCAGACCGTTTGTCATGGAGATGCAAAATCCGCTGAATCGCAAAGTAAATCTGCAGGAGTTGGAATCCGCAATCAATGCATCCGCCGGCCCACGCGTTCAGGTAAAACTCGAAAGCTGGTCTGACAAAAAAATGGTGGAAATGCTTAAATCACACAAAGGGCATAAAACATACAGGATTCTAGTCGATATAGACGACAGTATCTCTCTTGATAAGGTTCAGAATGCGGTATCAAAGCTGAAAGGAGCTTTGATTCATCAGCGCACGCCCGAACGCGTAGCTCACCGCAGAGCAGATCTTGTGCGAGAGAGGTCAGTTGTTGATATCGAGTGTCTCGGAATAGAAGATTCCCTCTACCGCATTGAGGTTGTTGGAGAAGGAGGACTCTATATCAAGGAACTCGTATCAGGAGACGGAGGTCGAACAACCCCGAGTCTCGCTGAAATCCTCGCCGTCCCCGCCAAGGTTGTCGCATTAGACGTGGTGCAGGTCGACGGAATTAATAATGGAGATGAGTAACAATGGCAAAACATAATGGTATTAAGAAACGGACACGGTATAAGCTTCAGAAGGGTCTCCGCGAGCGCGGAATGCCGAATGTAACTTCTGTCATCCAGCACTTCGAAGAAGGACAGAAAGTTCACATCGTGCTTGAGCCGAGCGTGCAGAAGGGTATGCCCCACCCGCGTTTCCACGGCAGAACCGGTACTATTCTCGGTCAGCGCGGACGTGCGTGGATCCTTGAGATCAAAGACGGCAATGCAACCAAAGTGGTCATCTCCCGTCCCCAGCACCTCAAGGCGCAGAAATATTAACCCCCAAATACTAATTTTACAACTATTCAGGAGTCATAAGCATGAAAGTGAAAAAAGTTATCAGCGAAGAAATGATGTC
This Methanorbis rubei DNA region includes the following protein-coding sequences:
- the trmY gene encoding tRNA (pseudouridine(54)-N(1))-methyltransferase TrmY, producing the protein MPRFAIVGHKAVTTPDFSLNDMPGAAGRMDVLCRCVNASFFLSHDLRRDTECYLILKGGDIPKTLSFSGDTIRSLNPDERSAGALIKKGLTTAAEPEFKKAADGIAIRSSGLAELLADFSFAVLDENGEDIRDAETLPENYILSDHMNFTEEEEALLADLPRYSVGPRVLHADHTITVILNEFDRRQKQ
- a CDS encoding tRNA pseudouridine(54/55) synthase Pus10, translated to MLETVHNILEYGDICDHCLGRLFAKRSFGLTNEQRGNALRIAHALAYNIPFVPYEKGTCWICNDLFDQIPYWAEKVAVALKDIDYETFVIGTRVPPMMTESEEMIWSDLSLEKPEPLKSEMNREVGKAVSALTGKKGDPKNPEVTAVLNIADDCVELQIASVYFYGRYLKLERGIPQTHWDCRACRGRGCEKCNFTGKQYPTSVEELIAEVPIQLFSAEKGVLHGSGREDIDAVMIGTGRPFVMEMQNPLNRKVNLQELESAINASAGPRVQVKLESWSDKKMVEMLKSHKGHKTYRILVDIDDSISLDKVQNAVSKLKGALIHQRTPERVAHRRADLVRERSVVDIECLGIEDSLYRIEVVGEGGLYIKELVSGDGGRTTPSLAEILAVPAKVVALDVVQVDGINNGDE
- a CDS encoding 50S ribosomal protein L21e, producing MAKHNGIKKRTRYKLQKGLRERGMPNVTSVIQHFEEGQKVHIVLEPSVQKGMPHPRFHGRTGTILGQRGRAWILEIKDGNATKVVISRPQHLKAQKY